A genome region from Sphingorhabdus sp. SMR4y includes the following:
- a CDS encoding DUF262 domain-containing protein: MKATEASLLAFLKKSPQFVIPIYQRTYSWTEKECRQLWSDIIRAGSSLELPHSSRDCAGIPSTPCHFRGLGEVEPGSFVGDDDDVVTERNYQVGQFFARRIEGVW, encoded by the coding sequence ATGAAAGCCACCGAAGCAAGCCTGTTGGCGTTCCTCAAAAAGTCACCACAATTCGTGATCCCGATTTATCAACGAACCTATTCTTGGACCGAGAAGGAATGCCGCCAGCTCTGGTCAGACATCATTCGGGCGGGTAGCAGTCTTGAGCTGCCGCACTCCTCCCGCGACTGCGCTGGAATACCATCTACGCCATGCCACTTCCGTGGGTTGGGTGAAGTCGAACCGGGAAGCTTTGTCGGAGATGATGATGATGTCGTCACCGAACGGAACTATCAGGTCGGTCAGTTCTTTGCCCGGCGCATAGAAGGTGTTTGGTAA
- a CDS encoding N-6 DNA methylase: MAILDGYMAGDVGRALALLTQIEVERLEARVSEKNDKLYVRCLKREKDIKVTPEEIVRQLWLDRLINGYGYPLSRIRVEDPIVIGRDATKKADIVITDEHRPEALYAVIEVKQVKAKDGKEQLRSYTNATGAPLAIWSRGLETIVWNRKDPNFFVEIAELPTASQTIASIVNQPWTIVDLITKEVERNAKREQARTLRDLIMDLENEVLANAGVDVFEEVFKLIFIKLFDEMECHRGRYKYLRFRNEDSASQVKNALSELFDEAKKKWPGVFATDERIRLSPEHLQICVGSLEEWKLFNSNLDIIDDAFEYLVNKTSKGEKGQYFTPRWVIDMCVKMLNPKEHESVIDTAAGSAGFTVHSMFHVWRSIMDDQGLAQSHLFTMDAKPARCTDYVKDKVFAIDFDEKSVRVSRCLNLIAGDGETNVLHLNSLDWRSWSETAKDEDWDNAYGEGWRRLRRLRAAKDDREFRFDVLMANPPFAGDIKQAALLAPYDLAHNVKGRLEKKVGRDLLFIERNLDMLKPGGRMAVVLPQGRFNNSSDKRLRDYIMERCRILAVVGLHLNSFKPHTGTKTSVLFVQKWNDNKAAGVLCPKTEDYEIFFATQQLASKDNSGDKIYEMDADGGPLRDDHGHFIIQHDLFNHEGKTRDGIAEAFIEFAKRENLNFFP; the protein is encoded by the coding sequence ATGGCAATTCTTGACGGGTACATGGCTGGCGATGTGGGGCGTGCGCTCGCTCTGCTCACTCAAATCGAAGTTGAACGGCTCGAAGCGAGAGTGAGTGAAAAGAATGACAAGCTTTACGTTCGCTGCCTGAAGCGTGAGAAAGATATTAAGGTCACTCCAGAAGAAATCGTCAGGCAGCTTTGGCTGGACCGCCTCATCAACGGCTACGGATATCCGTTGTCACGTATCCGTGTGGAAGACCCAATCGTGATAGGTCGAGATGCCACGAAAAAAGCTGACATCGTAATCACTGATGAGCATCGCCCCGAAGCTCTATATGCGGTAATTGAAGTTAAGCAGGTCAAAGCAAAAGATGGCAAAGAGCAGTTGCGCTCATATACCAACGCTACTGGAGCCCCTTTAGCGATTTGGAGCCGTGGTTTAGAAACCATCGTATGGAATCGCAAAGATCCTAACTTCTTTGTTGAAATTGCCGAGCTCCCAACGGCCTCTCAAACCATTGCCTCCATAGTAAATCAGCCCTGGACGATTGTTGATTTGATCACAAAGGAAGTGGAACGCAATGCCAAGCGCGAGCAAGCGCGTACACTACGCGATTTGATTATGGACCTTGAGAATGAAGTCCTTGCCAATGCAGGCGTCGATGTCTTCGAGGAAGTTTTCAAGCTGATATTCATCAAGCTATTTGATGAAATGGAATGCCATCGCGGACGATATAAGTATCTGCGTTTTCGGAACGAAGACAGCGCGTCACAGGTCAAAAATGCTCTCTCGGAACTGTTCGATGAGGCCAAAAAGAAATGGCCTGGTGTTTTTGCCACGGATGAGCGCATCCGCCTCTCACCAGAACATCTTCAAATTTGCGTTGGTAGTCTTGAGGAATGGAAACTTTTCAACTCCAATTTAGACATCATTGATGATGCTTTTGAATATCTGGTCAACAAGACGTCAAAGGGTGAGAAAGGGCAATATTTTACGCCTCGCTGGGTGATTGATATGTGTGTAAAAATGCTCAACCCGAAAGAGCATGAAAGCGTGATAGATACCGCTGCTGGATCAGCAGGATTCACCGTGCACAGCATGTTTCATGTTTGGCGCTCGATTATGGATGATCAAGGACTGGCACAATCGCATCTCTTCACAATGGATGCCAAACCAGCCCGTTGCACTGACTATGTGAAGGACAAAGTCTTTGCGATTGATTTTGATGAAAAGAGTGTTCGCGTTTCGCGCTGTCTTAACCTGATCGCGGGTGACGGAGAGACCAATGTGTTGCACCTAAATTCGCTTGATTGGCGTAGTTGGTCTGAAACGGCGAAGGACGAGGATTGGGACAATGCCTACGGAGAGGGTTGGCGACGCTTACGCCGCCTTCGTGCAGCAAAAGATGATCGTGAATTTAGGTTCGACGTTTTGATGGCTAATCCCCCATTCGCTGGTGACATCAAACAAGCGGCTTTACTTGCACCATATGACCTAGCCCACAATGTTAAGGGGCGACTGGAAAAGAAAGTTGGTCGCGACCTGCTATTTATTGAGCGTAATCTGGATATGTTGAAACCCGGCGGGCGAATGGCGGTTGTGTTGCCACAGGGGCGATTCAATAACTCCAGTGATAAGAGGTTGCGTGACTATATTATGGAGCGTTGCCGCATCTTGGCGGTTGTCGGCCTACACCTCAACAGTTTCAAACCGCATACAGGCACCAAAACCAGCGTACTGTTTGTGCAAAAATGGAATGATAACAAAGCGGCGGGGGTGCTTTGTCCAAAGACCGAGGACTACGAAATATTCTTCGCTACGCAGCAACTCGCGAGCAAGGACAATAGCGGCGACAAGATATATGAAATGGATGCCGATGGTGGGCCATTGCGTGATGACCATGGCCATTTCATTATCCAGCATGATTTGTTCAATCATGAAGGTAAAACCCGAGACGGCATAGCCGAAGCTTTCATCGAATTTGCAAAACGGGAGAATTTGAATTTTTTTCCCTAG